The following proteins come from a genomic window of Pontibacillus halophilus JSM 076056 = DSM 19796:
- a CDS encoding nucleoside tri-diphosphate phosphatase produces MSVPRPGQEIQIHSYKHNGQLHRIWDQTMILKGTQNVVIGANDKTKVVESDGRTWITREPAICYFHSKYWFNIIGMIRTDGVYYYCNVSSPYVYDDEALKYIDYDLDVKVYPDMTYVILDEDEYDQHRQEMNYPHVLDQILKNNLNHLIRWIRQRKGPFSGDFIDQWYERYLTYLS; encoded by the coding sequence ATGTCTGTCCCACGACCAGGTCAGGAGATTCAAATTCATAGTTATAAGCACAATGGTCAGCTCCATCGGATATGGGATCAAACAATGATATTAAAGGGTACGCAGAATGTGGTCATTGGGGCAAATGATAAGACAAAAGTCGTTGAGAGTGATGGGCGAACGTGGATTACGCGGGAGCCGGCGATTTGTTATTTCCACTCCAAATATTGGTTCAATATCATCGGTATGATAAGAACAGATGGCGTATACTATTACTGTAATGTGAGTTCGCCTTATGTCTACGATGATGAAGCACTCAAATATATTGATTATGACCTTGATGTGAAGGTTTATCCAGATATGACCTACGTCATTTTGGACGAGGATGAATATGACCAGCATCGTCAAGAGATGAATTATCCTCACGTGCTGGATCAGATTCTCAAGAACAACCTGAACCATCTCATTCGATGGATCCGGCAAAGAAAAGGCCCATTTTCTGGTGATTTTATCGACCAGTGGTATGAACGTTACTTAACGTACCTATCTTAG
- a CDS encoding ABC transporter ATP-binding protein, translating to MNSMKRYIKFVSPYKWKIVLTILIGIFKFGIPLLLPLILKYVIDNVVNAEIPQSQQINELAWIMGGALFVFVVLRPPIEYYRQYLAQWTANKILYDIRNKLFDHVQRLSLRYYSKTKTGEIISRIINDVEQTKNFILTGLMNIWLDSITIIIALSIMFTLNVKLTLVSIALFPVYGFAVWFFFGRLRQYTRDRSQALAEVQGHLHERVAGMPVVRSFALEEYEQDKFDKKNANFLNKAVQHTSWNAKTFMVTTTITDLAPLILIGVSGLLVIQGDISIGTMTAFYAYMERVYSPLRRLVNSSTTLIQSIASMDRVFEFMDEDYDIVDKKHAKHIENVHGDVKFQNVSFQYDEEDAEVLHNVSLDVVKGETIALVGMSGGGKSTLISLIPRFYDVTKGSIKIDGMDIRDMEARSLRDKVGMVLQDNILFSDSVETNIKMGNPEATREQVIEAAKAANAHDFIMELSDGYDTLVGERGIKLSGGQKQRVAIARVFLKNPPLLILDEATSALDLESEHLIQEALEKLAHDRTTFIVAHRLSTITHADRIVLMQNGEIKEVGSHNELMAIKGQYYDLFQVQELATDDKQMIER from the coding sequence ATGAACAGTATGAAGCGGTATATCAAATTCGTCTCTCCATACAAGTGGAAGATTGTACTGACGATTCTAATTGGGATCTTTAAATTTGGAATTCCATTGCTACTACCCTTAATTCTTAAATATGTCATTGATAACGTTGTGAATGCAGAGATTCCACAATCTCAACAAATTAATGAATTGGCATGGATTATGGGAGGGGCGTTGTTTGTATTTGTTGTATTACGACCGCCGATTGAATATTACCGTCAATATTTAGCTCAATGGACAGCAAACAAGATCTTATACGATATCCGTAATAAACTATTCGATCACGTTCAACGGTTATCGCTTCGGTATTACTCGAAGACGAAAACGGGCGAGATCATTTCGCGTATTATTAACGACGTGGAGCAAACGAAGAACTTTATATTAACCGGGCTTATGAACATTTGGCTTGATAGTATTACAATTATAATCGCGCTATCCATTATGTTTACGCTGAACGTGAAGTTGACGCTTGTGTCCATTGCATTGTTCCCTGTATATGGATTTGCGGTCTGGTTCTTCTTCGGAAGACTCCGTCAATATACGCGAGACCGCTCCCAGGCGCTTGCAGAAGTGCAAGGACATTTGCATGAGCGTGTGGCTGGTATGCCGGTTGTACGAAGCTTTGCATTAGAGGAGTATGAGCAAGATAAGTTCGATAAGAAGAATGCGAACTTCCTCAATAAAGCCGTTCAGCATACGAGTTGGAACGCAAAGACGTTTATGGTGACAACGACCATTACTGATTTGGCTCCATTGATTTTAATTGGGGTGTCAGGATTGCTCGTTATTCAAGGGGATATTTCCATCGGGACGATGACGGCCTTTTATGCTTACATGGAAAGAGTCTACTCCCCGCTTCGAAGATTAGTGAACTCGTCCACCACACTTATTCAGTCCATTGCTTCTATGGACCGGGTATTTGAATTTATGGATGAGGATTATGACATTGTCGATAAGAAGCACGCGAAACATATTGAAAACGTACATGGGGATGTAAAGTTCCAGAATGTGTCGTTCCAATACGATGAAGAAGATGCAGAAGTTCTGCACAACGTATCACTCGATGTGGTTAAAGGGGAGACCATTGCATTAGTTGGGATGAGTGGTGGAGGGAAATCAACCCTAATCAGCTTAATCCCTAGGTTCTATGATGTCACGAAAGGATCAATTAAGATTGATGGAATGGACATCCGTGATATGGAAGCAAGAAGCCTGCGCGACAAAGTAGGAATGGTGCTCCAGGACAACATTCTCTTTAGTGATTCAGTAGAAACAAATATTAAGATGGGAAATCCAGAGGCGACGCGTGAACAAGTCATTGAAGCAGCTAAGGCAGCCAACGCTCATGACTTTATCATGGAGTTGTCAGATGGTTATGATACGCTCGTTGGAGAGCGAGGCATTAAGTTGTCAGGTGGACAGAAGCAGCGTGTCGCCATTGCACGCGTATTCTTGAAAAATCCACCGCTGCTCATTTTGGATGAGGCCACATCTGCACTTGATTTAGAGAGTGAGCATTTAATTCAAGAAGCGCTTGAGAAACTGGCTCACGATCGAACGACCTTTATCGTGGCTCACCGATTATCAACCATTACACATGCGGACCGCATTGTGCTTATGCAAAATGGTGAGATTAAAGAAGTGGGAAGTCACAATGAGTTGATGGCAATCAAGGGTCAGTATTATGATTTGTTCCAGGTTCAAGAGTTGGCTACGGATGACAAGCAGATGATTGAGCGGTAA